Below is a window of Candidatus Didemnitutus sp. DNA.
GAGTTCGTCCTATCTTTCGCGATCGCCCCATTCCGGCCGCGTCATCTGGTCCGAGCTGAATTCGTGTCTCCGTCACCACGTTAGAGAACCCGCGCCATCCTCTGGACGACGCGGGTTTTCCTTTGGCCGGCGGCCGTTACGGCGTGCCGACGAGGCCGGTGACGTCGCTCGTGACGAGCTTCGAGCGCACGTCCGAGTTCACCAAGGTCGAGCTGCAGCCGCTGAAGGTCACGCCGTTGACGTGGCGCAGGTAATACGCCCACGGCGGCAAGTCTCCGAACATGTTCGATTCCGGATATTGACCCGGCGTGGCTTCCGGCGGCGTGCCGGGCACGCTCGTGCGGCCGCCTTCGAAAAGGACGTTGGTGTTCGTGAATGCCAGATTGGTGATCTTGTAGGTCGTGCCGTTGTAGATGTGGCCGGTGATGAGCGCGGCCTGATGCGGCGAGTTCGGCCAATTCGTGGTCCAGCCGGTGATGTCCGTGAAAGACACCGCGTTCATCGAGCCGAGCTTCGGCACGTCGCCGACGGGATGCGTCGTCGCCTGCTGCGCCAGATAGACGAAGAACGCGCTGCCGACGTTGGCGAACTCCACGCGCCGAAAGCGGATCTGATCCACGTCCGCGCCCTCACGCGATTCCAAGGCCATGGCGGCGTATTGGACGTCCTTCACGTAGTTGTCGTGGATATCGAGCGCGTAGAAGCCGCCGTAGGTCGCAGTGCCGAACTTGATGCCGTTCGAGCCGCCCGACGTGCCGTCGCCGCCGAAGACGGAGTCGCGAATCGTCATCGTGTCGATGCCGCGCCGCACGCCGGTCTTGAGGCACATCGCGTCGTCGCCGCTGCGCACCTGGCAGTTTTGCACGATGATGTCGGCGCCATCGACGACATCGATGCCGTCGTGGGTGATGTTGTTGCTCTGAAGGTTGATGTTCGAAATGAGCACTTGGTCCGACTCCATGCTCACGAGGCTCCAGACCGCGCCTTTCTTCAGGTAGAGGTTTTGGATCGCGACGTTGTTGGAGAGCACCGACCAGATCAGCATCGGCCGATCGCCCTCGGCGCCGCCGAAGGAGTCGCCCTGCCCGTCGATCGCGCCGCCGCCGTCGATGCGCACTTGCGAGCGACTCGGCACGTAGAGGAGCGCGCGCTTGCAGTTCTTGCTCACCTGCGTGTTGCCGGTGCCGGAGGTCTGCGCCGGATAATCCGCCGCATTCGCGCTGCCGAGCAAGGTCGCCGTCGGATCGATGAAGAACGTCATGTTGCTGCCGAGCGTGAGCGTGCCGGTGCGATACGTGCCGGCCGTCAGCAACACCGAGCCGCCGGTGCCGGCGCAGGCGTTGATGGCGTTCTGGATCGCCGTCGTGTCGTTGGTCGAGCCGTTGCCGGTCGCACCGTAGGAACGCACGTCGTAGACTGGCGTCGGCGCGGCGCCGATGAAGGTCGCCTCGTTGTAGATGCGCACGCCGTCGACGTAGAACGTGCCGGTGTTCGTGCCGTCCATGAAGAAGCTCACCTTGTTCACGGACGCGGTCGCGGCGCGCAACGGCTGGTCGTTCATCTTGCGCACGCCATCGACATAGAGATCGAACTCGTCGGTGCCGGTGTCGACGACCACGCGCACGCGATACCACACATCCGGCTCGAACGCCTGCACGGTCGTCTTCGTGCCACCGACGTAGGCCTTGATGTTGCCGTCCTCGAACAACACCGACGCCACCGTCGTCCCGCCGCTGTTGTAGATGTAGGGCAACGCCCGTGCGCCCGCCGTCTCCCGCGCCATCACATCCGCCTCGAAGACGACGCGGCCGCTCTGGTCCGCGAACGTGGTCGCCAGGCTCGACGTGCCCGACGGGTTCAGCTTCTGCACCCGCACGCTCTTGTCGTCGGCAAACGGCACGGTCTTCACGCTGACCGATCCGCCGCCGGTCGAGACGACCGTCCACGGACTCGCCGGCGTCGCATCGGGCGCGAGCGTATCGAAGCGCTCCGCCAACACCGTCGACGGCTCCGTATAGACGCGCACGGTATCGACGTAGAAAGTGCCGGTGTTCGTCCCATCCATGAAATAGCTGAGCGCCGCCACGTTTGTCGTCGCACTGCGCAGCGCGGCCTTGCTCAACCGCTGCGCGCCGTCGACGTAGAGATCGAATTGATCGGTGTTCGTGTCGATCACGAGGCGCAGGTGATACCAGACGTTGATCGCGAAACTCTGCACCGCCGTCGAAGTGGCGCCCACGTAGGCGCGGATGTTGCCATCCTGAAACGCGACCGACGCCACGGTCGCGCCGCCGCTGTTGTAGACGTAGGGCACCGCGCGGAAACCCGCCGTCTCCCGCGCCATCACGCGCGCCTCGAACACGACGCGTCCACTCAGACTGCCGAGCGCCGTGGACAAACTCGACGTGCCCGACGTGAGCAGCTTCTGGATGCGCACGCTCTTGTCGTGGGCGTTGAGTTCCTCCTTCACGAGCACGGAGCCGCCGCCGGTCGAGACGACGCTCCACGGACTGCCTGGCGTCGAATCGGTCGCCAGCGAGTCGAACTTCTGGTTGAGGGTAAAAATATTGGCCGCCCACGCGGAAGTCGTGGTCGTGAGCAGAGCCAACATCGTCAATGCAGACAGCCAGGCGAACGCCGGCCGGAAGCGCCCGCCAGCGGACGCGATGACACAGGGATTATTCATCGGAGTAAGGCGCCGCACACGGCGACGCAGGGGTGAGACGGCCACGACACCGGGGAAAGCGCGCGGCCGCGGGGTTGAGGGGTGCGCGTCCGGTCTACGCCGTCCACGGCCGGCTTAAAGTCCCGCCGAGGGGAAATTGTTACCTCCGGCGCACTCGCACCGATGTGCTCACCGCGGTGCCCGCGAGGTTGTGCGCCATCACCGCGTAATCGCCTGGACGCGCCTGACTCGACGGCAGGCGCAGTGTCGCATCCGTCGCGCCGGCGATCGCTTCGCCGTCGCGCAGCCACTGAAATTCCAGCGCCGGCGTGCCCGCGAAATCGGCCGCGAGCACCAATTCCTCTCCCGCCGCCAACTCACGCGCCGCCGGCAGCGGCGTGCGCAGGTGCGGCGTTTCCGCCCCGCGAATGCTTCCCTCGGGCGGCGCACCGGACCAGATGAACGACGCGCTCCGCGCGGCCACACGGTGGCCGCGCAGATCGTTCACCGTCGCAGTGAAAACCACCGTTTCGCCCGGCGCGATGTCGGGCGGCGGCTGCCAAAAAACGCGATACGGCGGCGCATCGTCGGTGCCGATCAGTTCGGATTGCCCCGGACGCGACGCGCGCGCAAACGTGAAGGTGACTTCCGCCGCGCCATCCCCGCCGGCGACCTCGGCGCGAATTTCCTGCCGCAGTGGGAAAATCGTGCCCTCGATCTCGCGCGAACCGTTCACGAGCGCGGCTCCCGCCACCGGTGCGACAAGGGAAATCCGCGGCCCATCCGCCGGAGCCGGCAACGCACGCTGCGCGCGCCACACGGAAAATTGCAACGGCGCCAGAGTCACCGACGCCATGCCCGCGTCGTCGACCGTGAGGTCGCTCGTCGGTCCCGCCTCGACCGAAGTGAAGAGCGTGGCGAGCCTTGCGTGCGCCGGCTGACTCGTCGGCACGCGCGCCGTGACCGCCTCGGTGCGCGAGTTGTTGAAGACGGCCAGGTATTCGACGCGCTCGGCGCGATCCAGTCGCGAAAACGCAAAGATGCCCGGCGCATCCGTCGCCCGCAGCAACATCGCCCCGGTGCGCAGGGCGGGATGTTGCGCGCGCAGTTTCGCGAGCGCTGCGATCAGGCGATACAGCGGATGCTGCGGATCGAACTTGTCCTCGGCGCCGGTGCGCGCGGTGCCGAGCAGCGTCGCTTGGCGGAACTCGTCGGCCTGCGCGGGGAACATGTCCTCGCGCGCGTGATCGTGATCGCCGCCGCGACCGACCATGCCCTGCTCGTCGCCGTAGTAGATCACCGGCTGCCCGCGGGAGAGGAGCAGCAGCCCGTGCGCGAATTTCGTCAAATCGAGCAGCAACGCCGACGGCGCGGACGGATTGTCCGTCACGAGCGCGAAACCGAAGCGGCCCGCGTCGTGATTGCCGAGGAAGATCGTGGCCGAATGCGCGTTGCTGTCGTGATCGGTGTAGTAGTCGTCGCGCTCGAAAAATGTCTGCAGCGCCGCGGCCGGGCCCGTTTGCGAAACGTAGGCGCGCGCCGCGCCGGAGAACCCGAAATCCAGCGTCGCGTCGAGCGGCCACGCGACGGAGAAACCGCTCAGATAGGCCGGATCGCCGCCCTGTCCGACCACTTCGCCGAATTCCAAGAAATCCGTCCGCCCGCGCGCTCGCGCCGCCGCGCGCATCGCCGGCGCGAAGGCCTGCCAGAACTCCGCGTTGACGTGCTTCGCCGTGTCGATGCGGAAACCGTCCACGCCGACGTCCTCGATCCAATGGCGAAACACGTCGATGAATCCGCGCACGACACGCGGGTGCTCGGTCATGATGCCGTCGAGGCCGCGAAAATCGCTGTAGATCGCCGATTCGGGCGCGGCTTTGCTCAAGTCGCCGCGATTGTGATAGAGCGTGGGATCGTTCAGCCACGCGGGATTCTTCACGTTCTCCTGCCCCACGGGCACAAGCGGACGGCGCGGGAAACTGCGCTCGGCCGACAGCGCGGGAAACGCCGCGGGATCGTTCAGACCGTTGTAGGCCGCCGCGCGGAGATCGAACGGCTGCCCCGCGGCATCGCGAAACGGGGCCGTCTTCGTATCGATGTAGTCGGTGCCGTCGGCGTAGCGAATCACGTCGGCGGTGTGGTTCACCACGATGTCCATCGTGACGCGGATGCCGCGCTCGTGCGCAGCGTCGACGAAGGTCCGGAACTCCGCGTCGGTGCCGAGGTGCGGATCGATGTGCAGGAAATCGAGTCCCCAGTAGCCGTGATAGCCGGTCGACTGCCGGCCGTCCGGACGCGTGCGCACCGCGAGGTTGCGAAACGGAGGTGTCACCCACACCTCCGTGATCCCGAGATTTTGCAGGTAATCGAGCCGCGCCGTCAGGCCGACGAAGTCGCCGCCGTGAAAATGCGTGAGGCGCGCCGGATCGAAACCGCTCATCGGGTCGTCGGCCGGAAGCTCGCCGCCGTCGTTCGCGGTCGAACCGTTGGCGAAGCGATCGGTCAGGACGAAGTAGAAGGTCTGCCCCGCACCGGGATGCGTGAAACGCGGCACGGCGACCGGCACCGTCGCGCTTTCGCCTGCGTCCTGTGCGAGGGCTGTCAGCGCGAGAGACACCGCGAGGCAAAATGGACTCACTGTCCGGCGGACTTCGGCGATGAGAGCGGGCATGGGCAACAGCGGTGGCGGTGGGGAGCAGGCATCGTCGCGGGCAGCGCGGCGAGGACCAGCCAAAACGAGGCGCGGCCCGACGCCCCCACGCGTCGCGGCCGCGCCTGCCTAACCAATCAGAAGCGATAGTTCGCGCCGAGGAGGTAGGTCCGGCCGTAACGCTGGAATTCCTCGATCTGCGCGTGCGTCTCGCGATAGGTGCGATAAGCCGAGTCGGTGAGATTGTAGGCCTGGAGCAGAATGCCGAGGCCCTTGAGCTTGCCGTCGCGGAACGTGTAGCCGACCTGGGCATCGACGACCGCCTCGCCACTCACGAAGCGCAGTGCGCGGGTGTTGGCGAAGGCTGTGATTTCACCGACGAAGTCCGAGCGCCAGCGACGGCTGACGCGGGCGGAGAAGCCGCTCTTCTCGTAGTAGAACGTCAGGCTGGAAACCGTCTTCGACAGACCGGGCAGCATCACGTTGGAGCCGATGTTCGTGTTATCGATCGTGATCGCGCTGTCGTTGCGCGAGACGCTGCCGACCACGCCGAATCCGTCGAGCGGACGCGCGAGCAGTTGCAGCGGCACCGACACGGTGAGCTCGAGACCCTTGAGGCTGCCGCCGCGACCGTTGAGCGGCTGGCTGAAGCGACCGAACGGCGACGTGACCGTCGGATCGCCCGCGGTGAACTCGGAGAAATCGTAATTCTCCGTCGTAAGGTCGAAGACGTAGCTCTTGATGTCCTTGTAGAATCCGGCGAGTGCGACGTAGCCCTTGGTGGCGAAATATTTCTCGTAGGAGATGTCGAAGGCGTTCGCGCGCCACGGGTCGAGGCGCGGGTTGCCGCCGGTGGCACTGGGCTGGCCGTTGGCGCCGTTGACGGAGAAATCGAGCGACGCGCGCATCTGGTCGAGACGCGGGCGGGCGACCTGCTTGGCGGCGGCGACGCGCAGCACCTGCTGGTGCGGGAGCTCGAAGGAGAGATTCAGGCTCGGAAGCACATCGGTGTATTTCTTGCCGTCGGTGCGGCGCTTGATCTGGTTCGCGAGGACCGGCTCGCGGCGGTCGACGTAGTCGGCGCTGGAGGATTGATCCACGCCGATGACTTGCGCGCCGAGGTTGCCGCGCACGTGCACGGCGCCGAGCATCGAATCGATGTTGAACTGCAGGTAGGACGTCGCGAGGTCCTCCATGACCTTCCAGCGCTTCGACGCGAGGTCGGCGGCGGCGCCGGTCGACGATCCGATGCCGGACGTGCCGTAGCCGGGCGTAAACGGCGCGTAGTTGACGCCGAGCGCGAGGATTCTCGGCACGTCCCAGCTCAAGGCCGCGGGCGTGCCGGCGAAGGCGAGCGTGGAGTTCGGCAGCAAAGCGTCAGCGGCGACGGAGAGCGGGAGGTCCGTGGTTTTCTCGATCAGGCGCTGCTCGGGCTGATCCTTGACCTTCTGCCGGTCGCCGTAGTTGAAGCCGACTTCGACGTTGTCGAAGAATTTGCTGAGGCTGCGCGAGGCGGTGACGCGGTAGGAGGTGAGCTCGTCCTTGATCGAGGGCACCTTGCCGTAACCGGCGCGGAAGATGGTCGGTCCGATCTTCACGGTGCTCGGGTCGGCGTAGTTGAGGCCGTAGGAGACGGTCGGGAAACCGTCGGGCGTGAGATCGTAGGTCACCGTGTCGCCGACGGGCGCGTTGGTGGCGGAACGCTGCGCGGCTTGCGTCTCGAGATTGAGTTCGTGGCGCTCGGCCTTCGAGTGGCTCACGTCGGCGCTGAGGACCCACTTCGCGGTGCGGTATTGGCCGTTCCAGCCGATGGCGGAAAGTTTGTCGACGCGGTCGTTATACATGTTGCGGACCGCGGGGTAGACATTGGCGACGGTCGCCGAGAGCAGTGCGTTGTTGTAGAGCTTGCCCGGCGTGAAGGCCAGGGCCTGGACCGGCAGGAACGGCGCAGTGAGGCTGCCGCGGTTGCCGTCGAGGCGGGTCTCGATGCCGCGGTTGGTCTGCTCGCGGCGGAACTTGGAATAGTAGGCGTCGATCACCGACGTGAAGGACGCGGTCGGGCGCCACTCGAGCACGCCCATGAAGCCGTCGCGCGTATTCATGCCGCTGCGAGCGAAGGTCTTGATGCCGCTGGTGAGCGTCGTGCCGGCCGCGAAGCCGGTGCGGTTCGCGTTCGCCGTCTGGTTCGTCGACCATCCGTAGGTGCCGAATTCCTGCGCGAGGATCGGCGATTCCATGTGTGCGTAGCCCAGAGCGACGCCGATGGTCTTATGGGCGAATTGGTCGACGTAGGTCGCGCTGATGCGATTGCCCGTGGTCTTCGAGTCGGCGCCGAGATTGTTGAGCGTCTTGCGCTCGCCACGGACGTTCACCGCGAGCGTGCGATGATTGAGCGCGAGCGGACTGATCGTGCGCAACCCGATCGTGCCGGAGAGTCCCTGGCTGATGAGGCTGGCGTCGGGCGTCTTTTGCACGAGCACGCGGTTGATCAGCTCGGAAGGATATTGGTCGAACTCGACGCCGCGGTTGTCGCCGGTGCTGACCTGCTCGCGGCCGTTCAACAGCGTGGTTGCGAAATCCGGCGCGAGGCCGCGGACGGAGATGACTTGCGCCGCGCCATCGACGCGTTGCGCGGCGAGGCCGGGCAGACGCGCGACGGACTCGGCGATGCTCACGTCGGGCAGCTTGCCGATGTCCTCGGCGGTGATCGATTCGACGATGGAGACGGACTCCTTCTTCGCGGCGATCGACGACTCGATGCCCGCGCGGATGCCGGTCACGACGAAGGTGTCGAGCTGGACCGTGACATCGTCTTTTGCGACGACCGGAACGGCGGCGGTGGTGGTGGTGGACGTGGTGGCACTCGACGGAGCGGTCGTCTGGGCGGACGCGAGCGCGCCGGCGAACACGGCGGCCGCGAACGCACTCGTGCGCCAGATGCCGCGGGAGTTTACGGGGGGGATTTGCATGATGGCCTCGGGGTTTAGGGGAAAATCGGAGAGCGCGGTCAGAGCCGGA
It encodes the following:
- a CDS encoding TonB-dependent receptor, whose protein sequence is MQIPPVNSRGIWRTSAFAAAVFAGALASAQTTAPSSATTSTTTTAAVPVVAKDDVTVQLDTFVVTGIRAGIESSIAAKKESVSIVESITAEDIGKLPDVSIAESVARLPGLAAQRVDGAAQVISVRGLAPDFATTLLNGREQVSTGDNRGVEFDQYPSELINRVLVQKTPDASLISQGLSGTIGLRTISPLALNHRTLAVNVRGERKTLNNLGADSKTTGNRISATYVDQFAHKTIGVALGYAHMESPILAQEFGTYGWSTNQTANANRTGFAAGTTLTSGIKTFARSGMNTRDGFMGVLEWRPTASFTSVIDAYYSKFRREQTNRGIETRLDGNRGSLTAPFLPVQALAFTPGKLYNNALLSATVANVYPAVRNMYNDRVDKLSAIGWNGQYRTAKWVLSADVSHSKAERHELNLETQAAQRSATNAPVGDTVTYDLTPDGFPTVSYGLNYADPSTVKIGPTIFRAGYGKVPSIKDELTSYRVTASRSLSKFFDNVEVGFNYGDRQKVKDQPEQRLIEKTTDLPLSVAADALLPNSTLAFAGTPAALSWDVPRILALGVNYAPFTPGYGTSGIGSSTGAAADLASKRWKVMEDLATSYLQFNIDSMLGAVHVRGNLGAQVIGVDQSSSADYVDRREPVLANQIKRRTDGKKYTDVLPSLNLSFELPHQQVLRVAAAKQVARPRLDQMRASLDFSVNGANGQPSATGGNPRLDPWRANAFDISYEKYFATKGYVALAGFYKDIKSYVFDLTTENYDFSEFTAGDPTVTSPFGRFSQPLNGRGGSLKGLELTVSVPLQLLARPLDGFGVVGSVSRNDSAITIDNTNIGSNVMLPGLSKTVSSLTFYYEKSGFSARVSRRWRSDFVGEITAFANTRALRFVSGEAVVDAQVGYTFRDGKLKGLGILLQAYNLTDSAYRTYRETHAQIEEFQRYGRTYLLGANYRF